From Roseateles sp. SL47:
GGGTAGCGCAGATAGGGTTCGATGCTGTCGCGGCCCATGAAGGGGGACAAGGTCACCGCATCGGCCTGGTAACGCTCGAAGGCTTCACGCGCATATTGCTCGGCTGTGGCGCCGATGTCGCCACGCTTGGCATCCAGGATGACCGGCACGTGCGGTGCCGTGCGCTTGATGTGGGCCATCAGCTGTTCCAGCTGGTCCTCGGCGCGATGGGCGGCGAAGTAGGCGATCTGCGGCTTGAAGGCGCTCACCAGGTCTTTGGTGGCGTCCACGATGGCGGCGCAGAAGTCGTAGATGCGGCCGGCATCGCCCTTCCAGTGCGTCGGAAACTTGGCTGGATCGGGGTCCAGCCCGACACACAGCAGCGAATCGTTCAGGCGCTCAGCCGCGCGCAGTTGTTCCAGGAAGTTCATGGGCGATATTGTGCCTCTGCGGCGGCCGATCCAGGGCTGCGGCATGCGCGGCGGTGCCGGGTCGGGGCGCTTTTCGGGGATGATGGGGGCTCATCCACCAGGGGAGGCTGCATGGAGGTGTTGAGGACGGCGCGCTTGCGCCTGCGATGGTTCGAGGAAGCGGATGCCCCGCACATGCGGGAGTTGCTGAACGAGCCGGCCTGGATCCAGAACATTTATGACTCCGAAGTCCGCACCGACGAGCAGGCCCTGGAATGGCTCAAGGCACGCTTGATGGCTCGCTATTGGACCCTCGGTTATGGCTTCTGGGCCGTGGACCGGCTGGAAGACGGCCAGTTTCTGGGCCTGTGCGGCGTGATCAAGCGCGACGGGCTGGACCATCCCGACATCGGTTATGGCTTCCTGTCCCGCCACTGGGGCCAGGGTTATGCACGCGAAGCCGCAGCAGCCACCTTCCGCTACTGCCGGGACGTGCTGGGCATGCACCAGATCCTGGGCACCACCGGCCCGGAGAATCTCGCCTCCGGCCGGGTGCTGCTCGCCATCGGCCTGGAAGACCAGGGGGTGCAGCAGACCCAGGCGCATGAGGGCCTGTCGCGGGTGTTCCTCTGGACCAACAGCCGCCCTCGCAACGACCAGGAAGACATCGCCGCCCTGCGCCAGCGTTGGCGCGCTGCGCTGACCACCGAGGACGGCCTGCCCACCTTGAGCGCCTGCGTCACACCGGAGGTGGTGGCGCGGTGGATGGCCGGCCGGGAGGACTTCTCCCCCCAGGCCTACCATGCGCTGGCGCGGCAGCATGCCGGAGAGGCCGAGGACACCGGGCTGCGCGCCGTGCCCACGCCCTTGGGATGGCGGCTGGATCTCCCGTTGGAGTGAGGTGCCAGGGGCAAGCCATGGCGAGGGCAAGAATTTGCCACCTCGCCTATGCTTGCGGCCATGGATGCTGTAGCCCGAATTTTGCTGATTGAGGATGATGAACGACTGGCCCAACTGGTGGCCGACGCGCTGCGCAAGGCCGGTTATGCGGTCGCGATCAGCGGCGATGGCGTGGCCGGGGAGGCGCTGGCCCGGCAGGAAATGTTTGACCTGGTCCTGCTGGACGGCCATCTGCCCGGCAAGGACGGTTTTGATGTGCTGCGGGATCTGCGCCGTGATTTCACCGGCCGCATCGTGATGCTGACCGCCCGCGACGACGACATCGACCAGGTGCTTGGGCTGGAGGGCGGCGCGGACGACTACATCACCAAGCCGGTGGCGCCGCGTGTGCTGTTGGCGCGCATCAAGGCCCTGCTGCGCCGCGATGTGGTCCCTGCGGCCCAGCCGGTCGGTGAAGCGCTGCATTTCGGTCCGTTGACGCTGCTGCCGCAATCCCGCGAACTGCGGCTGAACGGAGAGCCGGTCCCCCTGACCACGGCGGAATACGAGCTGCTGCACTTCCTGGCGCAACGCGCCGGCCAGGTGGTGAGTCGGGATGACATCATGCAAAACCTGCGGGGCCTGGAATTTGACGGGCTGGATCGCGCCATCGACGCGCGCATCTCGCGCCTGCGCAAGAAGATCGGTGACGACGCACATTCGCCCTCACGCATCAAGACGGTCCGCGGGCAGGGTTATCTGTTCGCCATCGATTGATGGCCGCGCTGTCACTACGGACCTCGCTGCTGAGGATTGCGCTGGGTCTGGGGCTCGCCGTGCTGGCGCTGGCCTTGCTGGTGGAGGGCCTGGTGCTGGTGGGGGCCTCCGAAGTCACCGACAACTACGTGCGCAGCTTCATGCGCGGCACGGTGGACCTGCTGGTGCGAGACCTGGCACCGCTGGATCCGTCCGCCCGGCGTGAACGTGTGAAGGCGCTGGACGCGCAGTTCGACTACCCGGTGCGGCTGATTCCGGTGGAAGTGGCCCGGCTGTCCGCGGATCAGCGGGCACGCGTGGCGCGCGGGGAGGTCATCGTCACCGGTTTCAATCGTCGCATCTACGCAGCCCTTCCCGGCGAGCCGGATCAATTGCTGCTGCTGGGGCCGCTGGATTCCCGGCGGGGCGGAGAGCTGCCCAAGGAGCTGGCGTCCCAACT
This genomic window contains:
- a CDS encoding GNAT family N-acetyltransferase yields the protein MEVLRTARLRLRWFEEADAPHMRELLNEPAWIQNIYDSEVRTDEQALEWLKARLMARYWTLGYGFWAVDRLEDGQFLGLCGVIKRDGLDHPDIGYGFLSRHWGQGYAREAAAATFRYCRDVLGMHQILGTTGPENLASGRVLLAIGLEDQGVQQTQAHEGLSRVFLWTNSRPRNDQEDIAALRQRWRAALTTEDGLPTLSACVTPEVVARWMAGREDFSPQAYHALARQHAGEAEDTGLRAVPTPLGWRLDLPLE
- a CDS encoding response regulator transcription factor; this translates as MDAVARILLIEDDERLAQLVADALRKAGYAVAISGDGVAGEALARQEMFDLVLLDGHLPGKDGFDVLRDLRRDFTGRIVMLTARDDDIDQVLGLEGGADDYITKPVAPRVLLARIKALLRRDVVPAAQPVGEALHFGPLTLLPQSRELRLNGEPVPLTTAEYELLHFLAQRAGQVVSRDDIMQNLRGLEFDGLDRAIDARISRLRKKIGDDAHSPSRIKTVRGQGYLFAID